One segment of Vagococcus martis DNA contains the following:
- the rsmB gene encoding 16S rRNA (cytosine(967)-C(5))-methyltransferase RsmB: protein MSKQKQVPKHIKHTARYTALELLTKIANNQAYSNVLINEAIKRHQLSDKDARLMTEIVYGTISRHLTLEYYLAPFIKKAKKVDTWVKQLLYLSMYQMLYLDKVPEYGIFNDAVTIAKAKGNPGIGKFVNGVLRNIQRHGVPSIDDIKDDVERLSIAISMPLWLTKRLIDDIGFEETKQLGESLLTPSHVSARIDTRVIARDEAINVLREEGLEVEESQISPYGVVAEKGFLASSSLFKEGRMTIQDESSMLVAPSMQINASDTVLDACAAPGGKTTHIATFLEADKGGKVISLDIHQHKIKLIESNAERLHVEDVVEAILLDAREVKNNFPDDYFDRVLIDAPCSGLGLLRRKPDIKYHKTPEDFMNLQRIQLEILESIVSKVSQCGIITYSTCTLTHEENKDVVEKFLNKHPEFELIDVSGAEELEKSYHQKQLQLYPHHYHTDGFFISCFKRKA, encoded by the coding sequence TTGAGTAAACAAAAACAAGTACCAAAACACATTAAACACACAGCTCGTTATACAGCACTAGAATTACTAACGAAAATTGCGAACAATCAAGCTTATTCAAATGTTTTGATCAATGAAGCAATTAAACGCCATCAGCTATCTGATAAAGATGCCCGTTTAATGACAGAAATTGTCTATGGCACAATCAGTCGTCACTTGACATTAGAGTATTATTTAGCTCCTTTTATTAAAAAAGCTAAAAAAGTCGATACATGGGTAAAACAATTATTATACTTATCAATGTATCAAATGCTTTATCTGGATAAAGTTCCTGAGTATGGTATTTTTAATGACGCTGTGACGATTGCTAAAGCAAAAGGAAATCCTGGTATTGGAAAATTTGTTAACGGCGTATTGCGTAACATTCAACGTCATGGAGTGCCTTCTATAGATGATATTAAAGATGATGTAGAACGTTTATCAATTGCAATTAGTATGCCTTTATGGTTAACCAAACGTTTGATAGATGATATTGGATTTGAAGAGACCAAACAACTAGGAGAATCACTTTTGACACCAAGTCATGTGAGTGCACGAATAGATACACGAGTCATTGCAAGAGATGAAGCGATTAACGTGTTGCGTGAAGAAGGATTAGAAGTAGAGGAAAGTCAGATTTCACCTTATGGAGTCGTTGCTGAAAAAGGATTTTTAGCAAGTAGTTCATTGTTTAAAGAGGGAAGAATGACCATTCAAGATGAAAGTTCTATGTTAGTCGCACCAAGTATGCAAATCAATGCAAGTGATACTGTGTTAGATGCCTGTGCAGCACCTGGTGGGAAGACGACACATATCGCCACTTTTTTAGAAGCGGATAAAGGCGGAAAAGTGATTTCATTAGACATTCATCAACATAAAATAAAATTAATCGAGTCAAATGCAGAAAGATTACATGTTGAAGATGTTGTTGAGGCGATATTATTAGATGCAAGAGAAGTGAAAAATAACTTTCCAGATGATTATTTTGACCGAGTGCTAATTGATGCACCATGTTCAGGTTTAGGATTATTACGTCGAAAACCAGATATTAAATATCATAAAACTCCTGAAGATTTTATGAACTTGCAACGGATTCAATTAGAAATTTTAGAAAGTATTGTGTCAAAAGTATCGCAATGCGGTATAATTACGTATAGTACATGTACGTTAACTCATGAAGAAAATAAAGATGTGGTAGAGAAGTTTTTAAACAAACATCCTGAATTTGAGTTGATAGATGTTTCTGGAGCAGAAGAACTAGAAAAAAGTTATCACCAGAAACAATTACAATTATACCCGCATCATTACCATACAGATGGATTTTTCATCAGTTGTTTCAAACGAAAAGCATAG